In Candidatus Nitronauta litoralis, one DNA window encodes the following:
- a CDS encoding glycosyltransferase family 2 protein: protein MIDVSVVIITYNRKDKVERLIQSVLKANWEGLSREIIVVDDCSPDGTFEFLNSKYAGHLDIKLLQNEVNSKASHSRNRGIAASCGRFLFCIDDDVVVHEEAFQELYKARQSLEGQKVILAPLMFEYEKPDVLWYAGVRLNMWTTFGTFEGQGRTLKEYGPLPDTLETDTIVTAFFMDRSCLEEVGVFDEKRFPFQFEEMDFFNRSGFFGYRLLVVSPAHIYHDHEQGAFLNHPWRLELTAKNKLLTCKLWSSSQLQEYVSLAFSTATLLAYFGLKLLVYRKERIACMKALVRGMRDGFSGLKSITPYRQIYREQIISMEPS, encoded by the coding sequence ATGATAGACGTCAGTGTCGTGATCATCACCTATAACCGGAAAGACAAGGTCGAACGACTCATCCAGTCTGTCCTGAAGGCAAACTGGGAAGGGCTTTCCCGCGAAATAATCGTTGTCGACGATTGCTCACCTGATGGAACCTTTGAGTTTTTGAACAGCAAATATGCCGGACATTTGGATATCAAACTGCTTCAGAATGAAGTGAATTCGAAGGCCTCGCATTCCCGTAACCGGGGTATTGCCGCCTCCTGTGGTCGCTTTTTGTTTTGTATTGATGATGATGTGGTTGTTCATGAAGAAGCATTCCAGGAACTTTATAAAGCCCGGCAATCCCTCGAAGGGCAAAAAGTTATTCTTGCCCCTTTGATGTTTGAATACGAAAAACCGGATGTGCTCTGGTATGCCGGTGTCCGGTTGAACATGTGGACGACTTTTGGGACTTTTGAGGGGCAGGGAAGAACGCTTAAAGAGTACGGACCATTACCTGACACGTTGGAGACCGACACAATCGTCACCGCCTTTTTTATGGATCGTTCCTGCTTGGAAGAGGTCGGGGTGTTCGATGAAAAGAGATTCCCTTTTCAGTTTGAAGAAATGGATTTTTTCAACCGCAGTGGATTTTTCGGCTACCGGTTACTGGTGGTTTCTCCAGCACATATTTATCACGACCATGAACAGGGCGCTTTTCTCAACCACCCGTGGCGGCTTGAATTGACGGCAAAAAACAAACTGCTGACCTGCAAGCTCTGGTCCAGTAGTCAATTGCAGGAATATGTCTCACTCGCGTTTTCCACTGCGACGTTGTTGGCCTACTTTGGGCTCAAGCTGCTGGTTTACAGGAAAGAACGGATAGCCTGCATGAAAGCTCTTGTTCGGGGAATGCGGGACGGCTTCAGCGGACTCAAGTCGATTACCCCATACCGGCAAATTTATAGGGAGCAAATTATTTCAATGGAGCCCTCATGA